A window from Bubalus kerabau isolate K-KA32 ecotype Philippines breed swamp buffalo chromosome 5, PCC_UOA_SB_1v2, whole genome shotgun sequence encodes these proteins:
- the SSH3 gene encoding protein phosphatase Slingshot homolog 3: protein MVEAQSTAQVTQPGGAEDWGGGASWEEGPNPGALRRLPFPAAKARRLTCAPPPAPPLTCFEGRGRGGDAEGGAVATECGLRRPGWTGVWPFKVRPEEVPGPGGAGLSFLVLRGRDRPRGDEGGRRALPAQGPRPDPMALVTVSRSPPASGHSTPVGPTDQVSQRRSRLQRRQSFAVLRGAVLGLQDGGDDGDASRPSPEPAEEPPGEGQPHRDQTDNGHGPLSPGRQEQSQHLRLMVELLRPQDDIRLAAQLEAARAPRLRYLLVVSTREGLSRDETVLLGVDFPDSSSPSCTLGLVLPLWSDTQVYLDGDGGFSVTSGGQSRIFKPVSIQTMWATLQVLHQACEAALSSGLVPGGSALAWASYYQDRLSSDQSCLNEWMAMADLESLRPPCMEPSRPSEQEQMEQAIRAELWEVLDTSDLDNVTSKEIRQALELRLGCPLQQYRDFIDNQMLLLMAQQDRASRIFPHLYLGSEWNAANLEELQRNRVSHILNMAREIDNFYPERFTYHNVRLWDEESAQLLPHWKETHHFVEAARAQGTRVLVHCKMGVSRSAATVIAYAMKQYGWSLEQALRHVQELRPIARPNPGFLRQLQTYQGILTASRQSHVWEQKAGGASPEEPLAPEVSTPFPPLQPEPGGSGELSVMGSEDSQAAPKEAPGSRPRINLRGVMRSISLLEPPSELDSPSGDTDLPEVFSSKESSDEDPPQPFPQPSSAKGGQQVRRGPWPALKSRQSVAALNSAALVASRTRAFQEQGEASCASTPRHQKIVRQASVDSSGEEGEA from the exons ATGGTTGAGGCCCAGAGCACAGCTCAGGTGACCCAGCCGGGCGGAGCCGAGGACTGGGGCGGGGGCGCCTCCTGGGAGGAGGGACCGAACCCTGGAGCGCTGCGTAGGCTGCCTTTTCCCGCCGCCAAGGCCCGGCGCCTCACctgcgccccgcccccggccccgcccctaaCGTGCTTTGAGGGGCGGGGGCGAGGCGGAGACGCGGAAGGAGGGGCGGTGGCCACTGAGTGCGGGCTCCGCCGGCCGGGCTGGACGGGTGTCTGGCCCTTTAAGGTCCGCCCCGAGGAGGTGCCAGGCCCTGGTGGCGCCGGACTCTCCTTCCTGGTCCTGCGGGGCAGGGACCGTCCGCGGGGCGACGAGGGAGGGCGCCGCGCCCTACCGGCCCAGGGCCCCCGGCCTGACCCCATGGCCCTGGTCACAGTAAGCCGCTCGCCCCCGGCCAGCGGCCACTCCACGCCTGTGGGGCCCACG GACCAGGTGTCCCAGCGCAGAAGCCGGCTCCAGCGAAG GCAGAGCTTTGCAGTACTCCGAGGGGCTGTCCTGGGACTGCAGGATGGAGGGGATGATGGAGATGCCTCCAGGCCCAGCCCAGAGCCAGCGGAGGAGCCCCCCGGGGAAGGGCAGCCCCACAGGGACCAGACAGACAATGGGCACGGGCCCCTGAGTCCCGGTAGGCAGGAGCAGAGTCAGCACCTGCGCCTCATGGTGGAGCTGCTGAGGCCACAGGATGACATCCGCCTG GCAGCCCAGCTGGAGGCGGCTCGGGCCCCCCGGCTCCGCTACCTGCTGGTTGTTTCCACCAGAGAAGGCCTGAGCCGGGATGAGACGGTCCTTCTGGGCGTGGACTTCCCTGACAGCAG CTCCCCCAGCTGCACCCTCGGCCTGGTTCTGCCTCTCTGGAGTGACACCCAGGTGTACCTAGATGGAGACGG GGGCTTCAGCGTGACGTCCGGCGGGCAGAGTCGGATCTTCAAGCCTGTCTCCATTCAGACCATGTG GGCCACGCTCCAGGTGTTGCACCAGGCATGTGAGGCGGCTCTCAGCAGTGGTCTTGTGCCAGGGGGCAGTGCCCTCGCCTGGGCCAGCTACTACCAGGACAGACTGAGCTCTGACCAGAGCTGTCTTAATGAGTGGATGGCCATGGCTGACCTGGAGTCTCTGCGGCCTCCCTGCATGGAGCCCAGCCG GCCCTCAGAGCAGGAGCAGATGGAGCAGGCGATCCGGGCTGAGCTGTGGGAGGTGCTGGACACCAGCGACCTGGACAACGTCACTTCCAAAGAG ATCCGCCAGGCCCTGGAGCTGCGTCTGGGATGCCCTCTCCAGCAGTACCGCGACTTCATCGACAACCAGATGCTGCTGCTCATGGCCCAGCAAGACCGGGCGTCCCGCATCTTCCCCCACCTCTACCTG GGCTCAGAGTGGAACGCAGCGAACCTGGAGGAGCTGCAGAGAAACAG GGTGAGCCACATCTTGAACATGGCCCGTGAGATCGACAACTTCTACCCTGAGCGCTTCACCTACCACAACGTGCGCCTCTGGGACGAGGAGTCGGCCCAGCTGCTGCCCCACTGGAAGGAGACCCACCACTTCGTAGAGGCTGCCAG GGCGCAGGGCACCCGTGTGCTCGTCCACTGCAAGATGGGCGTCAGTCGCTCAGCTGCCACAGTGATCGCCTATGCCATGAAGCAGTACGGCTGGAGCCTGGAGCAGGCTCTGCGCCACGTGCAGGAGCTCCGGCCCATCGCCCGCCCCAACCCCGGCTTCCTGCGCCAGCTGCAGACCTACCAGGGCATCCTGACTGCTAG CCGGCAGAGCCACGTCTGGGAGCAGAAAGCGGGTGGGGCCTCCCCAGAGGAGCCCCTGGCCCCCGAGGTCTCTACACCGTTCCCACCTCTTCAGCCAGAACCGGGGGGCAGTGGGGAGCTGAGTGTCATGGGGTCAGAGGACAGCCAGGCAGCCCCAAAAGAAGCGCCTGGGTCACGGCCCCGTATCAACCTCCGCGGGGTCATGAGATCCATCAGCCTCCTGGAGCCGCCCTCCGAGCTGGACAGCCCCTCCGGTGATACTGACCTGCCAGAG GTTTTCTCTTCAAAAGAATCTTCAGATGAGGACCCTCCCCAGCCCTTCCCTCAGCCCTCAAGCGCCAAGGGAGGCCAGCAGGTCCGCAGGGGGCCTTGGCCTGCCCTGAAGTCCCGCCAGTCTGTGGCGGCCCTCAACAGCGCCGCCCTGGTGGCCAGCCGGACCCGGGCCTTCCAGGAGCAGGGGGAGGCCAGCTGTGCGTCCACACCCAGGCACCAGAAGATTGTGAGGCAGGCCAGCGTGGACAGCAGTGGGGAGGAGGGCGAGGCGTGA
- the ANKRD13D gene encoding ankyrin repeat domain-containing protein 13D translates to MAGPGPTFPLHRLVWANRHRELEAALHSRQHDIEQEDPRGRTPLELAVSLGNLESVRVLLRHNANVGKESCQGWAVLQEAVSTGDPEMVQLVLQYRDYQRAMQRLAGIPELLNKLRQAPDFYVEMKWEFTSWVPLVSKMCPSDVYRVWKRGESLRVDTSLLGFEHMTWQRGRRSFIFKGQEAGALVMEVDHDRQVVHTETLGLALHEPEALLAAMRPSEEHVAGRLTSPIVSTHLDTRNVAFERNKCGIWGWRSEKMETVSGYEAKVYSATNVELVTRTRTEHLSDQDKARIKGGKTPFQSFLGMAQQHSSHNGAPVQQAASPTNPTAISPDEYFDPNFSLESRNIGRPIEMSSKVQRFKATLWLSEEHPLSLGDQVTPIIDLMAISNAHFAKLRDFITLRLPPGFPVKIEIPLFHVLNARITFSNLCGCDEPLSSVWVPAPGSAVATSGSPFPCEVDPAVFEVPEGYSVLGAERSEPLRDEDDDLLQFAIQQSLLEAGTEAEQVTVWEALTNTRPGVHHAQATAYEEQLQLERALQESLRMSTEPGGPGSPHRTPPTPAPPSFEEQLRLALELSSREQEERERRGQQEEEDLQRILQLSLTEH, encoded by the exons ATGGCAGGCCCGGGTCCCACCTTCCCGCTGCATCGGCTCGTCTGGGCGAACCGGCACCGCGAACTGGAGGCCGCGCTGCACAGCCGCCAG CATGACATTGAACAGGAAGACCCCCGGGGGCGCACCCCGCTGGAGCTGGCCGTGTCCCTAGGGAACCTGGAGTCCGTGAGAGTCCTCCTTCGACACAATGCCAACGTTGGCAAAGAGAGCTGTCAGGGCTGGGCAG TCCTGCAGGAGGCCGTCAGCACTGGGGACCCTGAGATGGTGCAGCTGGTGCTCCAGTATCGGGACTACCAGAGGGCCATGCAGAGGCTTGCCGGCATTCCGGAACTGCTCAACAAACTCCGCCAG GCCCCCGACTTCTACGTGGAGATGAAGTGGGAGTTCACCAGCTGGG TGCCCCTGGTGTCCAAGATGTGCCCGAGTGACGTGTACCGTGTGTGGAAGCGGGGTGAGAGCCTGCGGGTGGACACCAGCCTCCTGGGCTTTGAGCACATGACTTGGCAGCGTGGTCGGAGGAGCTTCATCTTCAAGGGCCAGG AGGCCGGAGCCTTGGTGATGGAGGTTGACCACGACCGGCAGGTGGTGCACACGGAGACGCTGGGGCTCGCGCTGCACGAGCCCGAAGCGCTGCTGGCCGCCATGCGGCCTAGCGAGGAGCACGTGGCCGGTCGCCTCACCTCTCCCATCGTCTCCACCCACCTGGACACTCGCAACGTGGCCTTCGAGAG GAACAAATGTGGTATCTGGGGCTGGCGGTCTGAGAAGATGGAAACCGTTAGCGGCTACGAGGCCAAG GTGTACAGTGCCACCAACGTGGAGCTGGTGACACGCACACGCACGGAGCACCTCTCTGATCAGGACAAGGCGAGGATCAAAG GGGGGAAGACTCCATTCCAGTCCTTCCTTGGCATGGCCCAGCAGCACTCCTCCCACAATGGG GCTCCTGTGCAGCAGGCAGCCAGCCCCACAAACCCCACAGCCATTTCCCCCGATGAATACTTTGACCCCAACTTCAGCCTGGAGTCGAGGAACATCGGCCGCCCCATTGAGATGTCCAGCAAAGTACAGAG GTTCAAGGCGACGCTGTGGCTGAGCGAGGAGCACCCGCTGTCCCTGGGGGACCAGGTGACACCCATCATCGACCTGATGGCCATCAGCAACGCTCACTTTGCCAAGCTGCGTGACTTCATCACCCTGCGCCTTCCGCCCGGCTTCCCGGTCAAGATTG AGATCCCCCTCTTCCACGTGCTCAACGCCCGCATCACCTTCAGCAACCTGTGTGGCTGCGATGAGCCCCTGAGCTCAGTGTGGGTGCCGGCACCCGGCTCTGCTGTCGCAACTTCAG GGAGCCCCTTCCCCTGTGAGGTGGACCCCGCCGTGTTCGAGGTGCCCGAGGGGTACAGCGTCCTGGGTGCAGAGCGCAGCGAGCCCCTGCGTGACGAGGATGATGACCTGCTGCAGTTTGCCATCCAGCAGAGCCTGCTGGAGGCGGGCACAGAGGCAGAGCAG GTGACTGTCTGGGAAGCCCTGACCAACACCCGGCCTGGTGTCCACCATGCCCAGGCCACGGCCTACGAGGAGCAGCTTCAGCTGGAGCG GGCCCTCCAGGAAAGCCTGCGGATGTCCACAGAGCCCGGGGGTCCGGGCTCCCCGCACAGGACGCCCCCAACCCCGGCCCCCCCCAGCTTTGAGGAGCAGCTTCGCCTGGCCCTGGAGCTGTCTTCTCGGGAGCAGGAGGAGCGGGAGCGCCGGGGGCAGCAGGAGGAGGAAGACCTACAGCGGATCCTGCAGCTCTCGCTCACCGAGCACTGA
- the GRK2 gene encoding beta-adrenergic receptor kinase 1, with protein sequence MADLEAVLADVSYLMAMEKSKATPAARASKKILLPEPSIRSVMQKYLEDRAEVTFEKIFSQKLGYLLFRDFCLKHLEEAKPLVEFYEEIKKYEKLETEEERLVCSREIFDTYIMKELLACSHPFSKSAIEHVQGHLVKKQVPPDLFQPYIEEICQNLRGDVFQKFIESDKFTRFCQWKNVELNIHLTMNDFSVHRIIGRGGFGEVYGCRKADTGKMYAMKCLDKKRIKMKQGETLALNERIMLSLVSTGDCPFIVCMSYAFHTPDKLSFILDLMNGGDLHYHLSQHGVFSEADMRFYAAEIILGLEHMHNRFVVYRDLKPANILLDEHGHVRISDLGLACDFSKKKPHASVGTHGYMAPEVLQKGVAYDSSADWFSLGCMLFKLLRGHSPFRQHKTKDKHEIDRMTLTMAVELPDSFSPELRSLLEGLLQRDVNRRLGCLGRGAQEVKESPFFRSLDWQMVFLQKYPPPLIPPRGEVNAADAFDIGSFDEEDTKGIKLLDSDQELYRNFPLTISERWQQEVAETVFDTINAETDRLEARKKTKNKQLGHEEDYALGKDCIMHGYMSKMGNPFLTQWQRRYFYLFPNRLEWRGEGEAPQSLLTMEEIQSVEETQIKERKCLLLKIRGGKQFVLQCDSDPELVQWKKELRDAYREAQQLVQRVPKMKNKPRSPVVELSKVPLIQRGSANGL encoded by the exons CATCCGCAGCGTCATGCAGAAGTACCTGGAGGACCGGGCCGAGGTGACTTTCGAGAAGATCTTCTCCCAGAAACTGG GGTACCTGCTTTTCCGAGACTTCTGCCTGAAGCACCTGGAGGAGGCCAAGCCCTTGGTGGAGTTCTACGAGGAG ATCAAGAAATATGAGAagctggagacagaggaggagcgCCTGGTCTGCAGCCGAGAGATCTTCGACACGTATATCATGAAGGAGCTGCTGGCCTGCTCACAT cccttcTCGAAGAGCGCCATCGAGCACGTCCAGGGCCATCTGGTGAAGAAGCAGGTGCCTCCGGATCTCTTCCAG CCATATATTGAAGAAATTTGCCAGAACCTCCGAGGAGACGTGTTCCAGAAATTCATCGAGAG cGATAAATTCACACGATTTTGCCAGTGGAAGAATGTAGAACTCAACATCCAC CTGACCATGAACGACTTCAGTGTGCACCGCATCATCGGGCGAGGCGGCTTCGGTGAGGTCTACGGCTGCCGGAAGGCCGACACGGGCAAGAT GTACGCCATGAAGTGTCTGGACAAGAAGCGCATCAAGATGAAGCAAGGGGAGACTCTGGCCCTGAATGAGCGCATCATGCTGTCGCTCGTCAGCACCGGG GACTGCCCGTTCATCGTCTGCATGTCATACGCCTTCCACACACCGGACAAACTCAGCTTCATCCTGGATCTCATGAACG GCGGGGACCTGCACTACCACCTGTCCCAGCACGGGGTCTTCTCCGAGGCCGACATGCGTTTCTACGCCGCCGAGATCATCCTGGGCCTGGAGCACATGCACAACCGCTTTGTGGTCTACCGGGACCTGAAG CCGGCCAACATCCTGCTGGACGAGCACGGCCACGTGCGCATCTCAGACCTGGGCCTGGCCTGTGACTTCTCCAAGAAGAAGCCTCACGCCAGTGT GGGCACCCACGGGTACATGGCTCCCGAGGTTCTACAGAAGGGTGTGGCCTACGACAGCAGCGCCGACTGGTTCTCCCTGGGCTGCATGCTCTTCAAGCTGCTGCGAGG GCATAGCCCTTTCCGGCAGCACAAGACCAAAGACAAGCATGAGATCGACAGGATGACATTGACAATG gCTGTGGAGCTGCCTGACTCCTTCTCCCCTGAGCTCCGCTCCTTGCTGGAGGGGCTGCTGCAGAGGGATGTCAACCGGAGGCTAGGCTGCCTGGGCCGAGG GGCCCAGGAGGTGAAGGAGAGCCCCTTCTTCCGTTCCCTGGACTGGCAGATGGTCTTCTTACAAAAG TACCCTCCCCCGTTGATCCCCCCACGAGGGGAGGTGAATGCAGCAGACGCCTTCGACATTGGCTCCTTCGATGAGGAAGACACAAAAGGAATCAAG CTACTGGACAGTGACCAGGAGCTCTACCGCAACTTCCCCCTGACCATCTCGGAGCGGTGGCAGCAAGAGGTAGCAGAGACTGTCTTTGACACCATCAATGCTGAGACGGACCGGCTGGAGGCCCGcaagaaaaccaaaaacaagcAGTTGGGCCACGAGGAAG ACTACGCCCTGGGCAAGGACTGCATCATGCATGGCTACATGTCCAAGATGGGCAACCCCTTCCTGACCCAGTGGCAGCGGCGGTACTTCTACCTGTTCCCTAACCGGCTCGAGTGGCGGGGCGAGGGCGAGGCCCCG CAGAGCCTGCTGACCATGGAGGAGATCCAGTCGGTGGAGGAGACGCAGATCAAGGAGCGAAAGTGCCTCCTCCTCAAGATCCGAGGTGGCAAGCAGTTTGTCCTGCAGTGCGAT AGTGACCCAGAGCTGGTGCAGTGGAAGAAGGAGCTGCGAGACGCCTACCGCGAGGCCCAGCAGCTGGTGCAGCGGGTGCCCAAGATGAAGAACAAGCCGCGCTCGCCCGTCGTGGAGCTGAGCAAGGTGCCACTGATCCAGCGCGGCAGCGCCAACGGCCTCTGA